The sequence TAACGTGAGTAATTGCTGTTGCAGAGATTCACGGGTGAGCGAGGGGGTATCGCTTGCACCTGTAGATATGACCTGGCCACAAGACATAACCTGGCCACATCGACCTGCGACATAGTCCAGCGACATGCGATGATCATTCTCAGTGAAATCAGCGACTGCATCTGCAATAAAAAACGGTTTGATATCGCGCATAAAGGCATCGAGCGCTGTAGTCAGGCAGCCAATGTGGGCGTAAATGCCGACGATAATGAGCTGGTCGCGCCGACCCTCCTGCAATAGGTCCTGCAAATGGGTGCGTTGAAATGCACTGTAGCGCCACTTTACTAATGTAGTGTCGCCCGGTTGTGGGGCCAGAGCAGGAATAATATTTTGTAGCTGGGGGTTGGCGTCGGTAAGACCAGGCCCCCACATGTCGTTGAGCAGGGCACGTTGTGCCGGTGGTTGCTCTGATGGTTGCGCGGTATAAATAATTGGCAGACCCTGTGCGCGTGCCCAGTTCAGAATCAGTGCAATATTCTCGATCACCTTCTCGAGTAGTGGATTGTTATCGCCGTAATAGCGGGCGAAATAGTTTTGCATATCGTGCACCAGTACAGCTGCGCGAGAGGCATCCAGTGGCCAGTTCACCCGGTTTGTCGGCAGTTGGCTTTCTGTGGGAAGCGGATAAGAATTAATCTGTGGAATACTCATAATTGGACTCCTTCGGTAAAGTTTTTCACAGGCTCTGCATGTGTGCGCGCAAGGCTTTTTTGTTGATTTTGCCAACCGCGGTTAATGGGAATTCCGGTAACACCGCAATGTGATCCGGCAGTTTGAATTCGGCGACGCCTTGCGCACGTAAAAATTTACGTACCACAAGGGGCTTGATTTTTTCGTCCTGAGTGACCAGGCAGGCGCAGCTCTTTTCGCCGAGTCGCTCGTCGGGCAATGCGACTAATGCGGCGTTAATAATTTGTGGGTGTTTAACCAAGAGATTTTCGATTTCTTCAGCGGCAATTTTTTCGCCACCGCGATTAATCTGGTCTTTAACACGCCCCACCACACGAATATTTCCGTCGGGCGTTTGCTGTACCAGATCGCCTGAGTAGTAAAACCCTTGATTATCAAAGGCTCGGTTATTGTGTTGTGGCGTCTTGTAGTAGCCGCGAATGGTGTAAGGACCACGGGTAATCAGCTGGCCGGTGTGGCCAGGTGCGACGTCCTCGCCCTCGCTGTTTATAATGCGAATTTCGTCGGCCGGACTCATTGGGCGACCCTGACTGGTAAGGATCACCTTATCGCTGTCATCCAAGCGTGTGTAATTCACTAACCCTTCAGCCATGCCGAATACTTGCTGCAATTTGCAGCCAAGTTCAGGGGAGACGCGCCGTGCAGTCGTCTCTGAAAAATTAGCACCACCAACTTGCAGCAACGTCAGGGTACGCAGCTTTTCGCGGGCCGTTGCCGCGTGGGCCAGCCAGAGGAGAACGGCCGATGGCACCAGCGCGGTGGTATTAACAGAGTGCTGTTCGATAAGTTCGAAGCAACGTGTGGGTTCCGGGTTGCTCGCCATAACCAGGGTTCCACCCGCGAACAATACGCCGAGTGCCCCGGGTGAACTGAGTGGGAAATTATGCGCAGCAGGCAAGGCGACTAAAAATCGGGTGGCGGGCGAGAACCCACAGATTTCCACACTGCGTCTTACGCTGTAAAAATAATCGTTGTGGGTACGTGGAATAAGTTTAGGTGTACCGGTACTTCCGCCTGACAGTTGAAAGAAAGCAACCTGTTCCGGATTTGTTGGCAGAAAACTATTGGTTGTTTTACTCTCAATGTTCTTGTCAAAGACGCGTGTTAGATTTTCGCGGTGAAACAGCGTCAGGCGAATGTTAGTTAATGCCTTTAACTCTTCTAGATAGCCGTCGTCGGCAAACAATGCGTGGTCGCGAGATGCAATTAACAGGCTTGGCTCTAATTGACGGGCATACTCAGTTAACTCCAACCGCTGATGATTAAACAAGGCGTTAACTGGCGCGATACCCGCTTTGAGCAATGCAAAAAAAGTAATATACAACTCGGCGACATTGGGCAATTGCACCAGTGCCGTATCACCCGGGCCAAGGCCATGTTCACAGAAATGAAGCGCCAGCAGCGAACTCGCAGAATCCAGATCACGGTAGGTATAGGTGCGCTTACCGCACACTATCGCGATACTGTCTGAATTGCGGTGCTCGCTTAGAATTTCCGTGAGAGGCAAATCCAACCAGTAGCCTTTGTCGCGATATTGATGCGCTATATCGTTTGGCCAGGGCGTGAATTCAACAGCGGTGGACGGCAGGTGTTGTTGTCTCACTGCGCTGCCTCCGCGTCTGCCTGTAAAGGTAGGGCTTTAAGCATGGTTTGCAGCTTAGCCTGAGTTTCCGCCCATTCGGATTCCGGACAGGAGTCTTCCACGATACCGGCTCCAGCAAAGAGGGAGACCTGGTTTCCGCGCACGATACCGCAGCGAATCGTGACTGCCCATTCACCATTGCCGTCGCTGTCCTGCCAGCCCACCATGCCAGCGAATAATCCGCGGTCGAAAGATTCCACCAGATTAATAAGTTTGTGTGCCAACGGTGTCGGATAGCCACAAACGGCAGGTGTGGGGTGCAAAGCACTGGCGATGTCTAAAGCGCTGATATTGGCATTGCTTAAACGACCGCGAATTAAGGTCGATAAATGCCACATGGTTTCGGTGTTCAGTAGTGACGGTGCAGGGGGGATATCCAGCTCGGCGCAAAAAGGTTGCAATACACGATTTATTTCTTCAATCACGAGTCGGTGTTCGTAGAGATCTTTGTGTGATGACTGGAGCGCTAGTGCGGCAGCTGTATCGTCGTCGGTATTGCGCAAACGCCGTGTTGAACCGGCCAGTGGGTTAGAGGTAATCCACTCAGCTTCTTTGCGGATTAATAACTCTGGGCTGACCCCCACCAATTGACCGCCGTCTTCCAGGGGGACACTAAAATGATAGCCCGTGGGGTTTTGGTGTTGCAGGCTGTGAAAAAGGGTGTTTGCTGGAAGTTGAGTGTTTAAATCCAGTTCTAACACACGGGAAAGTACCGCTTTGCGAATGTCGCTTAATTGAAAATTTGCGATAGCTTGTTTTACTGATTGTTTATACCGCGCTTCCTCTGGAAAACTGCGCCGGTTCACGATTTCTATCGGGTCGCGTTTGCTGAACTGGTTAACAATAGGCGTGGTTCCAAAGTGACTTTCGACGGGAATAAACAGACTGCATGGCTGGGTAAGGTCAAATGGAATAGCGCCAACCACAATTGGGTTTGAGATACCGTTTGCATGTGCACGCTGGAACGCGGAGCGCAGAGATTTAGTAAACCGCTGTGTGGTGTTGTGTTCGAAAATCGGGAGGTGAAGATTTTCTGCGATACCGGTAGTGTGCAGTTTGCGGTGGCTGGAGCAAAACGTGAAGTTGGAAGCTGTGGGAATAGCGTGAGCCGATAAACGTGATTCTGCAAATGTGACGGACATGAGACACCTCCGAAGACTTATCAATAATGAGAATGATTCGCATTATTGTGTCGGGAGTGCCTTCTGTCAACGCTCTTTTGGTTATTTTGAGAAAAATACTAGTTAACAAAACAACAAAAATAATTCGCGCCAAATAATTGTGGTTTTTTCTATAAAAAATTATTTTTTTATCACGTAAAAACAGGTTTTTTTTCGTTAATTGATAGATGAACTATATAAAGATTTTGTTATTTATATTGTGTGTTAGGTGTTAGGTGTTAGGTGTTAGGTGTTAGGTGTTAGGTTTAACTATTTTTTGAAAATTAATATTTTTAATAGATTAGTGTTGAAGGGTTGGTGCCGTAATCAACTTAAGGTGGCGCATACACATGCGCCACCTTAAGTTGATCTCAGCTAGCGCTATTTTAAGAGGCCGGTGATTGCACACTGGCCTGGTGGGTCCTGTTGCTATTGCCCGCGGGGATCAATCGATTAAAGGCGCCGTTTCCAGTGCTGTTTTTGGCGAGGCGTCGCCCAGCGACCACACGCTATCTGCCGGGCCATTTTTAGCGCGCTGCCAGGCAATTTTAGCGAAGCTGAAAAAGCAGATCGCGCCTATGAGGGCGGTCAGATCAACCGCAACGACTCCAACGCTGGTGTGCGCCCAAGGCCCCAGGGCAGGCAAGAGCGCGCCAGTCAGACTGGTGGCGGGAATAAGCAGTGCCGTTATCGCACATAACAGGCATAGTTCGACCCCCGCGCGGGCCGCGCCACGAAACAGCGCCCAAGCGACACCACCGATAAATACCGCGTAGTAGATGCTTGTTGCAGCGACGTTGGTATTTTCCAGATGGATGTGAAACCATTTTACGCTAACCATTGCCGCGAATACGCCGGCGATAGATCCGAGGCACACGCCGACGGTAAGTCGCGCCATAACATGGCAGGCGCGCCTTTGGCTTGGCAGATCATCATTGCGTTTTAATTTTTTGCGCCGTTTTTCCAGCCAGAGGAGATTTCCAGTATAAAAAAGCACAGCGCCGCCTATGCCAAGAAAAAAGTAGACCCAACGAATGGGATCGCCGCCAAAACTTCCGAAATGCAACGAGAAAAATTTGTTAACAATACTGCCCCAGGTACCTTCCTGGCCAGGCAGCATGCCGCTGCGTAGTACGTCACCGGTATACGGGTGAATGCCAAGGTAGCCTTCGCGTGCGCCGGTTACCATAAAGTCTGTGTCTATTACGGCGGCGCGCACCATCGCGCGGGGTGTATCCAGATTCATATAAAGTAGTTCTGATACTTGAACGTTGGGAGCACGTTCTTTTATATCGGCAAGAACCTCGCTTACTGGTCGTATATCGTATACAGAAAAATCGCGTTTTGGCGGCTGTTCACCGAGATTAAACATGGTCTCCGGTGAAGGGTATACCACCTGTCGCAGGCCGTCGTAAAATTGATCGTGGAAGGCAAATACAATCGCGCTGAGGCTGATAATAATATGAAACGGCAGGCTGGTAATGCCGATGATATTGTGCGCATCCAACCAGAAGCGCTTTTTGTTTTTTCCTGGGCGCAATGCAAAAAAGTCTTTTACCAGTGTCGGAAGCAGCAGGATAACGCCAGAAGCCAACGCGAGAAAATACAGTACGGATGCGATACCCAGAATATAAATTCCAATATATTCGTGCCCCGCGAGAAACGGAATTCCCGCAGTTCGATGCAACATATCGATGAGCTCGGCCAATACCGATGGCGTTGTTTCGCGCACCACCAACTCTTTGTCGGGCCCGAGAGTGGCGTAAGTGTTGGGTGACGATAACTCAATCTCATGCCCTCGGCCTCCGGTGTTCCACATAATGGGTGCAACAACGTTTTCAGTGGTTTCCAGTTTTAACGTGAAACCTTTGTGGCTCTCGGGGTATTCGGTTAGCACCTGATCTATCAGTAAATCGTAATCTTCGATGGCCAGCGGCGTCATGCGTTGTGAGGGTGGGTTCAACCAGCGATCGATCGGCTGCTTGAACATCGTGAGTGCGCCAGCGTAGAACGCGATAAAGAGCAGGAGCCCGGCAACGATGCCTGTCCAGGTATGGAGTGATTGGTAAACCTTGAGAATATCGCTGCGTAATTTCATGCGCTTCACTTTCTATTTAAAGTTTGGAATTGATAGGCAGTTGTTAAAAACTATGCTTAATAAAAAATAATGCGCCGTATGCCAACAGGTTGGCGGTACCGTAACTGAGCAACGCGCGGTTGCCAGTCTGGAACAAATAAACAGCGGCGAACAGCAGCATCCACATCGGGGCGATGGACCACATCACAAACTGTGTTTTGTTTTCAGCACTGAGCCCGCCTGGACCCAGCCACGCAAATAATCCGCTCAAACAGAGTGCAAGGGAAAACCCCAGTACACCACCGGCAATGGTTTTTCGCCACCAGTCCGGTTGAATTTTTGGTTTTCGCGCAGCGCTATTGGGCATGGTGTTGCCCTCCAAAAAAGAGTTGAAAAAAAGGCAAGGTTCCAAATACCGCCATGGATATAGTGAGTGCGCTGAAAATTGCGGTGCTGGTGGCGACCGTTGCGGTTGCGACGTAAACGCCGGCAATCCACCAGAGTAACGCAACCCAACGCCAGCGGGTATGCAATGCTTTTGGTTTGATTTTCTGGTTGGGATGAGTAAGGTAAAACAGTGTACAAGCGCAGATAACGCTGATGAAAAAAATGAAAAACACGTTAATCTCTCCCTTTAACTGTGTGAAAATTTGTGGCGTTCAGTTGAGATAAAGTCGCCGTGCAGCAGATTGTTGGTATTTGCTGTGCGGCGACCAGTGAGTATGTATTTCTGTCTTGCTATTTAAATCCGGGTGCCCAGCTCCGGTACATGCTTACGCCGGGCTAGAAGCTGTAAGTCGCACTCAAATACACGTTGCGTCCAAGTTCAAAGGTATTGAAATTGGCGTCTTCCTCCTGGGTTTGTACGTCCGTCAGGTTTTTTATGCCGGCGCGCAGCGTGAAAGACGAGGATAGTGGACTGCTCAATCCCAGGTCGTAACGGGTATAGGCTGGCAGTGTCTGGTAGTCCGGCCATACATAAATTTCCTGCTCGCCAATATGGTTGGCCGAAAGACTGCTGGAAAGCGTGTCCAGAATTTTCCAGTTCAGGCTCACGTTGGCCTGAATTTCAGGACGGTTTTCCAGTTTATCGCCGGAGCCGACATTTTCGGTGTCCAATTTGGTCAGGTTACCGCTTAGCGACACCGCATCGGTAATAGCGAGGGCGCCCTCAATTTCGAAACCTTTGGTTTTTACTTTGTCGACGTTGGACCAGTAGCGGCTGTTCGTGTCTGCGTCGTACAAGGCGGAAATCATATCGTCCACATCGTTCTGGAAATACACCAGGCTGAGGTCCCAGTGGCTTTTAGCGATGGAAATTCCGGCCTCGATATTGGCGCTGGTTTCCGGTTCGAGATCTTCGTCGCCGCTCAGGAAGCAACTGCCGCCGCAACTGACGATGCTGTATTCGCTACTCAGTTGATAAGCGCCTGGTGCCTTAAATGCTTCTGCGTAGCCGCCTTTTACCGCGATGCTGTCGGTCAGTTCGACTACCACATACGCGCGAGGGGTAAAGTGACTACCGAAAAATTCGTTGTCGTCCATACGCCCGCCCAGGGTTAAGGTGACGCGTTCGCCGAGACTGATTTCATCTTGCATGAAGAGTGCTTTATCAGTAATCGACACCTCACCGGTTTGCGCGTAGCTGACATCGTCGCCCACGGTTTGCTGGCGATAGTCAAAACCAACGGTTAACGCGTTATATTTTCCGGCAGCAAAGTTGCTGTAGCCTTTAAGAGACAGGTTTTCTTCTGTCAGTTCGCGGTTCTGGGGTTCGTCGTAGCGGGAATTAAAATCGTCGATGGAGGCGTCTTCGCGCTGTAATTGCAGGCTGGTGTTACCCCAGCCCCATTCACCCAGGTAACTTACGCCCAGGGTGTTACGGCTGATTTCCTGCTCGCGGTAATCTTTGCTGTCGCCTGCGGCATAGAAGGTATCGTAAGGGCGGTTGTCCTGGTTTACGCCTAAGTCAAAATCGAGCTTCTGATTGTCTGCCAGGTTCCAGGTCAGTGTTGCTGCCACGTTGGTGGCTTCTTTTTCCTCGAGTTTGGGCGAATTTACGCCTTCTTCCTCGCCGTCGATATACCAGGCATCGCGACTTAAGGTGTCCAGCGCAACCGACAGTGCCAGTTGCTCATTCAGGCGACCTTGCGCTGCCGCACCTAGGCGCGCTTGCGTACCGCCCTCGCCAGTTAACACGGAGCGATACTCGCCGTTCACCTGCCCGCTCCACTCGTCCTCTGGTGCTTTAGTGATAATGTTAATGACACCACCCATGGCATCGGCGCCGTAGAGGGAGGACATGGGGCCGCGTACAATTTCAACCTGTTGAATGCTGGATAAAGGCACTGAGCTCAGGTCGAAATCCCCTCCGCGCCAGAGCGCGCTGGAAGAAGACACCCGCTTGCCGTTAACCAAAATGAGTGTGTACTGGCCATCGAGGCCGCGCAAACGCAAGCTGTCGCGGCCGCTGGCGTCGGAGTAATCGTTAACACCGGCGGTTTGCCCCAGTATTTCGGGGAGCGCAGTGATGGGGGTCGCGAGTATATCGTCGCCTGTAATAACGCTGGTAAACGCAGGCGCGGTCTGTGTGGTCTTGGCCGTGAGCGACGCGGTGACGATCATGGTTTCCAGTCGCGAGGACGCATCGTCGTTGTCCTGTGCGAATGTCGGCAGACTTGCAGCAGCACTCGCGATGGCCGTGGCCAATAATAATTTCCTGTTAAACATCTAAACCCCCGGTAAATCAATTTGCGATAAGCGATAAAGTTTTACTATTTAATCTATATGATAATTATTCGCATTATCATTAATAGAAAATAAAATGCAAGACCGATGTTTTATCGGACACACAATTTTTTGATCTGAGCCGGGTTGTACAGCGGTAAGAGGCAGGCGATGAGCCGCAAGGGCTCACCGTTTATGGGTAGGAATGGAGGGGGACCACCCCGTTGACATTTCTCCTTAGGGCCGGGCCTTGAGCAATACTGCAGTAACGGATAGAGGAGGCAACTCCAGTGTTACCGTATTGTCGCTGGCGCGCACGTTACCTTTTTCCAGGGCGTTGTCCCGGTGAGATACGAAGGTTTCCTCCGCTGGTAAGTTGTGTAAGCGCAGGGTGCGGTAGGGGCCATCCAGTGGGAAATCGTCGATAGCGACGGTGGCGGTGTGGCTCTCACTCGTGGAACGATTCACCAGCAGTACCGTCATGGCGTCTTCTGCTTCGTTAATGGAGCTGTAGGCGCTGACAAACTCTTCAAGACTGGAGCTGGAGGCGACACGATAAGGTTTGTTGTAGCGGCTGAAGAGGTGGAGCGTTTCCCACATGCCGGTGTTCCAGCACCATGGAGTAAATATTTCGACGCCGTTATCCGCGAAAGTGCCGAGCATGGACGCATACCAGATGGCGGTAGTGATCGGGTTTACATCGCGCACGCACATTTCGGTTAAGCCCAGGGTTACCCCATGGTCTGGCCCCATATATTCAGCGAGCCAATCGTTCACTCGCCCGAAAATATACTCTTTATTGATGCTGTCATCCCAGCCGCCTTCCACCATTTTCACCCCGTTGGCATCGAGCGAAACAAAGTCACGGTCAAAGAATGTGCGGTGTAATTGCACGATATCTTCCGCATTGTAAGCGCCAGGATAATAGTGAAGATCGAGTACATCGAGGAGGCGAACACCACTTGCGCGTTGCTCTTCAGACACCCGCTTGATGAAATACTCCATCCAGCTCATAAACCCTTCTTCCTGAGGTACAGAGAAACCGCCCCAGGCGTACCACTGCCATTCATTCGCGGGCACCGGGCCGGTAATTTTAATGCCGGGAAATTTGGCGCGGGCTTTTTTGGCGGTTTCGAAATAGGTGTGCAGGAAATCTTCGACCGGCGTTTGTTCTTTCACGACGTCGTCGTGGGTCCCAGCCCAGATACCGGGCTCGTTATCCATACTCCAGTACTTGGCTTTGCCACGCCGCACGCCCAACCCGTTTACGCCAAACCAGTGGTCGAGAATACCCACGGTGTCGTCGGGCGACCAATCCATGAGGTAGAGATTGGGGTCTCCTTCAACCAGAGCTTCGCCGCCGCCGTCCAGATTGGGTTCGCCGCCGCCAGCGAGATTCTGAGCGACACCGGTCCACCATTGCGACTGGTTAAATTCCCAATCGTTAAAGTTGTAGGCAGAGGTAGCCGCGACCTTACCGATGAGCTGGAAGGCCCACATGGTGTCGGCGCCGGGCAGGTTTTCCTGAATCAGGGCTACCCGGTTGTCCCAGTTGTTGTTGCCAGCGTAGACATTGTTGTACCAATCCGGATGACTGCTCAGGTGCAGTTGCCAGTTATATTTGGTGCTGTTGTTGCCGCCATTCTCGCGCAGCAAGCGCACACCTGCATCGCGAAAACGCTGCCAGTCAGCATCGGAAAGGCTTTCTGCGTTGGAGTTATTCATGCCATACAGGGCACGGCTGATGAGTTTTTTACCGCCGTCGGCGTCGATTTGTACGGTTACATTATCTGCAAAGGTGGCTGGGCTCAGCGCTGCGCAGAGCGCGAGCGTCGCTAAACGTATTCTCATGGTGGAGAGCTCCTGTTATGAAATTCGATATTCCTGTAGTGGATGGACTGAATACACAGCCGCAGAGCGCCCGCGAGGAGCTGTTAAAAAGCAAATGTATGACTGGATAGTTGCGAGCGGTATGCGTGCGATGTGTAACGATTGTTATTGTTATAGGCGCGCTAATCGCGGTTAAAACCTTCGCGTCGACGCTCGCACAGTGTGGTTGGCGGCGCTACTGAATACAACGGCAGCGCCTTGGAGTTTTCGCAAAAAAACTTAGAATTTCGTCGCGTTAAAGGTTTAAAAAAACGAAAAGTTTATCTTCTGGTTTGTCGGCTTCGCCAAACAAATTATTTTGACGTGTATATTTGAAACTGATAAAGCCGCTGGGGCTGCTACACATGGTTTCTTGCATTGGCCTTATCGGTTGGCATGGGCTCTAGCGTCGAGGTTTAGCGCAGGCGGTAGGTGAAGCTAATGGAACCGAATTTTCCGGTGCCGGGTTGTGTCGCGTATTCCTTGCTGGTAAACGCGCCTTCATAGGTAAATGCCCAGTTGCCTAGATTAATCGACGCCCCGAATCCCAGGCGCACCTGTTCGTGGGTGAGTTCAACGCCGTGACTGTCCTGGTAGCTGTTGCCTTCAATCAGAATATCGTTAAATACGTAGCGTCCCTCCAGGTTAATAAAAAAATGCCAGTGGGTGTTGTGCATTCCCGCGGTTGGATTGATTTCGCGCCCCGGCAAATCCATGGCGATGGGAAAGCTCTCGTTTAAACGCGCACCAAAACGCAGGCGCATACCGAAGCCAAGATCGCTGGCAAGGTTGCCGATACCACCCTCTGCAATGGCCGACACGTCGCCGCCCAGGGTACGGCCAAACTGAGTGGTCCACAGGCGTCGGGTACGAGATGACTCCAGGCGAAACACGGGTTCAGTTTTGAGCTGGTTGTCCCAGCCCTGTGGTTGTTTGGAACCGGTGATATGGTGCACCAGCTTTTGCGACTGTTCCGCGCCACTGGCGGGGCCAACGACACCGGCAATAAAACCCAAGCGACGACTGCTCTGCTCGGTGAGCCCGTAAAAATTGATGCGCCCCATCAACAGGCCTGCGTAGGGCTGTTGGTCCGCAATCAGCTCCGGTGTGGTGATGTCTTCCGGGGTACTCATGATCTGGCCAAACTGATAGCTGATGCCGCGCATCCGGTCGCTGGCGCGGTTGAATCCTGCGTGCTCCACGAGCGGTAATAAGAGCGAAGGGGCATTTCTTTCGCTGAAAGGTGCATCGAATCCGCGGGCGTAATTCAGCGCAAATCCATTGGTATAGCCGCCGTCTTCCTGGAAAAAAATATCATTTTCGTAGATGACGTTAAAAAAACGGATATCGGTTTCGGCGTAGGCTGGAAGGGCAAAAAACAACAGGCTGGCGAGCGCTTTGTTCATGGAAGTCCATCGTGTGTTTAGTTGAAGCGACAATGAAACCGGACAGCTGTCCAGTTTCATTGCCGAGAACCCTGTGAGGTTCGGGTGCAAGTGTGGCTATGGCTCTAGGTATGGATCGTATCGACGCTGCCTTAGGTCGATTGTGTTTTCGCTGGTTCGCCGCTGTCTGCCGCGGTTTTGTTGCCAAACCGATGACTCAATTGAAACACCACAACAAAGAATACAGGAACGAAAAAAATTGCCAGTACGGTAGCACTCAGAACACCGCCGAACACCCCGGTTCCGATCGCGTTCTGACTGCCGGAACCGGCGCCAGAGGCGATCACCAGTGGTAACACGCCAAGACCAAACGCCAGGGAGGTCATGATGATCGGTCGCAAACGCATGCGCACCGCTTCCATCGTGGCCTCCATAAGCGATTTTTTCTCTTCCTCGTATATTGCCCGAGCGAATTCGACGATAAGAATCGCATTTTTCGCTGACAACCCGATAGTGGTGAGCAGCCCTACCTGGAAGTACACGTCGTTAGACATGCCGCGCAGCATGGCGAACAGCAGCGCACCGATTACCCCGAGAGGAACCACCATCAATACTGCGATTGGCACCGACCAACTTTCATAGAGCGCGGCCAAACACAAAAACACGACCAGAATCGACAGCGCATAAAGCATTGGGGCTTGATCGCCGGATTGGCGTTCCTGCAGCGACATCCCGGTCCATTCGAAGCCAAAGCCGGGCGGTAATTTCGCCGCTAATTCTTCCATAATTGCCATAGCCTCACCAGAACTGACGCCCGGTGCACCCTGACCCTGGATATTCACACTGGAAATACCGTTGTAGCGCTCAAGGCGCGGCGAACCATAGATCCAGCGGCCGCTGGCAAACGCCGAGAAAGATACCATTTCGCCGTTGTTGTTGCGCACGTACCAGTCGCCGACATCGTCGGGATTCATGCGGTATGGGGTGTCGCCCTGCACGTACACCCGCTTTACGCGGCCGTTGTCGATAAAGTCGTTAACATAGCTTGCCGCCCAGGCGGTGGAGAAAACGGCGTTGATCTGGTCGACCGACACACCCAGGGCCGCAGCGCGGGCGGTATCCACATCCAGCTTGAACTGCGGCATGTCTTCCTGGCCGTTGGGGCGCACGCGAGCGAGGCGACTGTCCTGTGCTGCCATCCCCAATAGCTGATTGCGCGCGGCCATGAGTGCATCGTGGCCCTGCGCGCTCAGGTCTTTTAACTGCAGGTTAAAGCCGGACGATG comes from Teredinibacter turnerae and encodes:
- a CDS encoding lipid A deacylase LpxR family protein; amino-acid sequence: MNKALASLLFFALPAYAETDIRFFNVIYENDIFFQEDGGYTNGFALNYARGFDAPFSERNAPSLLLPLVEHAGFNRASDRMRGISYQFGQIMSTPEDITTPELIADQQPYAGLLMGRINFYGLTEQSSRRLGFIAGVVGPASGAEQSQKLVHHITGSKQPQGWDNQLKTEPVFRLESSRTRRLWTTQFGRTLGGDVSAIAEGGIGNLASDLGFGMRLRFGARLNESFPIAMDLPGREINPTAGMHNTHWHFFINLEGRYVFNDILIEGNSYQDSHGVELTHEQVRLGFGASINLGNWAFTYEGAFTSKEYATQPGTGKFGSISFTYRLR
- a CDS encoding glycoside hydrolase family 44 protein, translated to MRIRLATLALCAALSPATFADNVTVQIDADGGKKLISRALYGMNNSNAESLSDADWQRFRDAGVRLLRENGGNNSTKYNWQLHLSSHPDWYNNVYAGNNNWDNRVALIQENLPGADTMWAFQLIGKVAATSAYNFNDWEFNQSQWWTGVAQNLAGGGEPNLDGGGEALVEGDPNLYLMDWSPDDTVGILDHWFGVNGLGVRRGKAKYWSMDNEPGIWAGTHDDVVKEQTPVEDFLHTYFETAKKARAKFPGIKITGPVPANEWQWYAWGGFSVPQEEGFMSWMEYFIKRVSEEQRASGVRLLDVLDLHYYPGAYNAEDIVQLHRTFFDRDFVSLDANGVKMVEGGWDDSINKEYIFGRVNDWLAEYMGPDHGVTLGLTEMCVRDVNPITTAIWYASMLGTFADNGVEIFTPWCWNTGMWETLHLFSRYNKPYRVASSSSLEEFVSAYSSINEAEDAMTVLLVNRSTSESHTATVAIDDFPLDGPYRTLRLHNLPAEETFVSHRDNALEKGNVRASDNTVTLELPPLSVTAVLLKARP